The following coding sequences are from one Pseudopipra pipra isolate bDixPip1 chromosome 16, bDixPip1.hap1, whole genome shotgun sequence window:
- the LOC135422942 gene encoding mitochondrial import inner membrane translocase subunit TIM16-like isoform X2 produces the protein MAKYLAQIILVGAQVVGRAFMRALRQEFAASRAAADARGRSERPQSAAASRIIGISLQEAQQILNVSSLNPEEIQKNYDHLFKVNDKSVGGSFYLQSKVVRAKERLDEELRIQAKGDKEKERKAET, from the exons ATG GCCAAGTACCTGGCACAGATCATCCTGGTGGGGGCCCAGGTGGTGGGACGGGCCTTCATGCGGGCGCTGCGCCAGGAGTTCGCAG CGAGCCGGGCAGCAGCCGATGCACGAGGACGCTCTGAGAGGCCCCAgtctgctgctgcctccaggaTCATTGGCATCAGCCTCCAGGAAGCTCAGCAGATCCTCAACGTCTCCAGCCTCAACCCTGAGGAGATCCAGAAG AACTACGACCACTTGTTCAAGGTGAACGACAAGTCTGTGGGAGGCTCCTTCTACCTGCAGTCCAAG GTGGTGAGAGCCAAGGAGCGGCTGGACGAGGAGCTCCGCATCCAGGCCAAGGGCGACAAGGAGAAGGAGCGGAAAGCTGAGACGTGA